A segment of the Methylomonas paludis genome:
ATCATCCGGCCAACTTTGGCCGTTTATGTTCCAAAGGTTCGGCGCTGGGTGATACCGTCACCCTGCAGGGCCGACTGCTGCAACCGCGTTTGCACGGCCAGGATTGTAGCTGGGAACTGGCGCTGGATGCGCTGGCTACGGCCTTTGCCGACACTATTAGCACTTATGGGCCGAATGCTGTGGCCATTTACGGCTCGGGACAATTATTAACCGAAGATTATTATGTGGCCAACAAGCTGATGAAGGGTTTTATCGGCAGCGCCAATATTGATACCAACAGCCGCTTGTGCATGTCCTCTTCGGTAGCCGGACACAAACGCGCTTTTGGAGCCGATACCGTGCCTGGCTGTTATGCGGATTTCGAACTGGCAGACTTGATCATCCTGATAGGCTCCAATGCCGCCTGGTGTCACCCGGTAAGTTTTCAGCGTATCCGCGCAGCCAAGAGCGCCAATCCGCTGTTGAAAGTGGTCGTGATAGACCCGCGCCAGACCAGTAGCTGCGATATTGCCGATCTGCATCTGCCACTGGCTTCTGGTAGTGATAGCTGGCTGTTCAATGGCTTGCTGCATTATTTGCATCAGCAGCAAGCCATCGACCGGGACTATATAACCCAGCATACCCAAGGATTTTCGGCAGCACTGACACTGGCCGGCACCGCCAGTCTGGAACGGGTGGCCCAACAATGCGCCCTGCCAGCTCAGGATTTGCAGACTTTTTATAGCTGGTTTGCCGCCACCGAAAAAGTCATGAGCTTATACAGCCAGGGTATTAATCAATCCGCCTCCGGCACCGATAAGGTCAACAGCATCATCAATTGCCATCTTGCCACGGGGCGGATTGGTCAAGCCGGGATGGGGCCGTTTTCGCTGACCGGCCAGCCTAATGCGATGGGTGGCCGCGAAGTCGGGGGCCTGGCTCATCAATTGGCTGCCCACATGGATTTTAGCAATGCGGAGGATATCGATCGGGTCGCCCGTTTTTGGGGCAGCCGCAATATTGCCCGCCAAGCCGGCTATTCGGCAGTTGAGCTATTTGACGCTATTGATGCTGGTAAAGTAAAAGCAGTATGGATTATGGGCACCAACCCGGTCGTGAGTATGCCTAATGCCGATAAAGTCAGACAGGCTTTAGGCAAATGCGATTTCGTGGCTGTTTCGGATTGTATCGCGGCTACCGATACCACTGCATTGGCCCACTTATTATTACCCGCCCAGGGCTGGAGCGAAAAAGACGGCACGGTCACCAATTCCGAACGGCGGATTTCCCGGCAGCGCGCCTTGTTTGCGGCAGCCGGTCAGGCCAAACCGGACTGGTGGATCGTCACCGAACTGGCGAAACGACTGGGGTTTGCTCAGGCCTTTGCGTATCAGGGTGCTGCTGATATTTTTCGGGAACATGCCGCGCTTTCCGCATTTGAAAATGATGCCGAACATGGCCGCCGCGATTTTGACCTTTCAGCTTATGCTGACATCAGCCATCAGCAATACGCTGAACTCCCCCCCCGGCAATGGCCGCTAAATCAGGATTACCCGCAAGGCCGGGCCAGATTATTTGCTGATCAGCAGTTTTTTACTGCATCGGGTAAAGCCCAGTTTATAGCGGTTAGCCCAACCAAGCCCGTTAATGCGCCGAATGCAGCTTATCCCTTGATTTTAAACACCGGACGCTTGCGTGATCAATGGCACACCATGACCCGCACCGCGCTGGCAAGTAAACTGAATCAGCACAAACCGGAAGCTTTTGTGGAAGTACACCCGGCAGACGCTGAGCGTTATGGTCTGGCCGCCGACAGCCTGGCCGAAATCAACAGCATCTGGGGCAGTATGCTGGCCAGAGTGCACATTACTGACAGCATACAGCCCGGCAACCTGTTTGTACCCATGCACTGGACCGGGCAATACGCCAGTCGCGGGCGAATGGGGGGCTTGGTCAATCCGGTCGTCGATCCCATCTCCAAACAACCGGAGAGCAAACACACGCCGGTACGAATCAACGCTTTTCAGGCCAAATGGTATGGCTTTATGTTATCCCGGACTGAACTGGCTGCACCTACAACGGAATATTGGCTAAAAAATACCGGCACCGACTATTACCGTTACGAACTGGCCGGCTTATCCAGTCCGGCAAACTGGCTGGAATGGGCTAAGGGGCAAGTCAATCTGCCTGGCAATATTACTGCTGGCTGGCTGGAATATCAGGATACCGGTCTGGGCGTTTACCGGGCGGCACTGATTAATCAAAACCGGCTGGATGCCTTGCTGTTTATTGGCCGAGGGCCTACTTTGCCCAACCGTGACTGGTTAGCCAGTCTGTTCAGCAAAGCTGAGCTTGAACCAGCGGAAAGACAAGTGGTGTTATCCGGCCTACCGCCGATAGGCAGCGAGGATAGCGGCAAGGTGATCTGTGCCTGTTTTAATGTCGGCGAGAAAACCATACGCGCAGCTATCAAAACTCAGGGACTGGCAACGGTGCAGGATGTGGGGCGTTGTTTAAAGGCCGGGACTAATTGTGGGTCGTGTATTGCGGAGATCAGAGGATTATTGGCTTCGAAACCCTAATTACTCAGTGTAAAGTGGCACGATTCATTTTAAATAAAGTATTAGTTTCGAATGATGCGCTGCACTGCGTTTAGCACATCCTACAAGCACCTGTTTTTCAATAAGTTTTAGGTACCAAGCAGCTACCTGAAATTAAACATAAGCCATTACGTTCAAACCACCATTTCGGCCTGCAACAAGCGGATTTGATCCCGGACTCTGGCCGCATCTTCAAATTCCAGGTTTTTGGCATGCTGATACATTTTTTCTTCCAGCTGTTTCAAAACCTTGGCTGATTGCTTGGGGGTCATGGCGTGGTATTCCGCTGCGGGCTCTGCCACTTTGGCTCGGGCGTGACTAATAGAACCGCCGGAGCCGGGAATCGGTAGCTCCAGAATATCGGTAATCTGTTTGTTGATGGTTTGCGGCTGGATATGGTGTTTCAGATTGAAGGCGATCTGTTTAAAGCGGCGGCGTTCGGTTTCATCGATGGCGAACTGCATGGATTTGGTGATTTTGTCGGCATACAAAATCGCTTTGCCGTTAACATTACGCGCTGCCCGGCCTATGGTTTGGATAAACGATACCTGTGAGCGTAAAAACCCTTCCTTGTCTGAATCAAGAATGGCAACCAACGAAACTTCGGGGATATCCAGGCCTTCCCGCAACAGGTTGATGCCGATCAACACATCAAACACGCCCAGCCGCAAATCGCGGATAATTTCCACCCGCTCCACGGTTTCGATATCGGAATGCAGATAACGCACTTTTACCCCGTGCTCGCCGAGGTAATCGGTTAAATCTTCAGACATGCGCTTGGTCAGGGTAGTGACCAGCACCCGTTCATTGACCGCCACCCGTTTGCCGATTTCCGAGAGCAGATCATCGACTTGGGTGGTGGCTGGCCGGACTTCGACCACCGGATCGAGCAGACCGGTGGGACGGGCCACCTGCTCCACCACCGCGCCGGATAGATTTTGTTCGTAGACGCTTGGGGTGGCCGACACATAGATGCGCTGGGCGGTTTTTTGCTCGAATTCTTCGAACTTCAAGGGCCGGTTATCCAGCGCGGACGGCAGCCGAAAACCGTATTCCACCAGGGTTTCCTTACGGGAACGGTCTCCTTTATACATGGCGCCGATTTGGGGAATGGTGACATGGCTTTCGTCTATGATCAGCAAGGCATCCTTGGGCAAATAGTCAAACATGGTGGGCGGTGATTCACCGCTATTCCGGCTGGATAAATGCCGGGAATAATTCTCGATACCGGAGCAATAGCCCACTTCCAGGATCATTTCAATATCAAACAGGGTGCGCTGTTCCAGACGTTGTGCTTCCACCAGTTTATGGTTATCGCGTAGCTGGGCCAGACGTTCGGCCAGTTCCACCTTGATTTTTTCCACGGCGGATAATAATTGATCGCGCGGGGTGACATAATGGGTTTTGGGGTAGATGGTGTAACGGGCCAGACGTTGACTGATTTCACCGGTGAGCGGGTCGAACAGCGACAGGCGTTCGATTTCGTCATCGAACAATTCGATTCTGATGGCCAGTTCTTCCGACTCCGCGGGATACACATCAATCACCTCGCCTCTGACCCGGTAAGTGGCCCGGCGCAATTCTATATCATTGCGGGTGTATTGCATTTCGGCCAGGCGGCGCAGGAGATCGCGCTGCTTGATGATATCCCCGCGCACCAGATGCAAGACCATCTGAAAATAGGATTCCGGCTCACCCAGACCATAAATAGCCGAGACAGTCGCCACCACGATGGTGTCGCGGCGCTCCAGCAAGGCCTTGGTGGCGGATAGACGCATTTGTTCGATATGTTCGTTCAGCGAG
Coding sequences within it:
- a CDS encoding nitrate reductase; translated protein: MPKTIKTTCPYCGVGCGISAEVDPLARTVVISGDVDHPANFGRLCSKGSALGDTVTLQGRLLQPRLHGQDCSWELALDALATAFADTISTYGPNAVAIYGSGQLLTEDYYVANKLMKGFIGSANIDTNSRLCMSSSVAGHKRAFGADTVPGCYADFELADLIILIGSNAAWCHPVSFQRIRAAKSANPLLKVVVIDPRQTSSCDIADLHLPLASGSDSWLFNGLLHYLHQQQAIDRDYITQHTQGFSAALTLAGTASLERVAQQCALPAQDLQTFYSWFAATEKVMSLYSQGINQSASGTDKVNSIINCHLATGRIGQAGMGPFSLTGQPNAMGGREVGGLAHQLAAHMDFSNAEDIDRVARFWGSRNIARQAGYSAVELFDAIDAGKVKAVWIMGTNPVVSMPNADKVRQALGKCDFVAVSDCIAATDTTALAHLLLPAQGWSEKDGTVTNSERRISRQRALFAAAGQAKPDWWIVTELAKRLGFAQAFAYQGAADIFREHAALSAFENDAEHGRRDFDLSAYADISHQQYAELPPRQWPLNQDYPQGRARLFADQQFFTASGKAQFIAVSPTKPVNAPNAAYPLILNTGRLRDQWHTMTRTALASKLNQHKPEAFVEVHPADAERYGLAADSLAEINSIWGSMLARVHITDSIQPGNLFVPMHWTGQYASRGRMGGLVNPVVDPISKQPESKHTPVRINAFQAKWYGFMLSRTELAAPTTEYWLKNTGTDYYRYELAGLSSPANWLEWAKGQVNLPGNITAGWLEYQDTGLGVYRAALINQNRLDALLFIGRGPTLPNRDWLASLFSKAELEPAERQVVLSGLPPIGSEDSGKVICACFNVGEKTIRAAIKTQGLATVQDVGRCLKAGTNCGSCIAEIRGLLASKP
- the uvrB gene encoding excinuclease ABC subunit UvrB, which codes for MQKSFKLQSAYQPAGDQPTAIRQLVEGINDGEVHQTLLGVTGSGKTFTIANVIQQTQRPAMIMAHNKTLAAQLYGEMKEFFPENSVEYFVSYYDYYQPEAYIPSSDTFIDKDASLNEHIEQMRLSATKALLERRDTIVVATVSAIYGLGEPESYFQMVLHLVRGDIIKQRDLLRRLAEMQYTRNDIELRRATYRVRGEVIDVYPAESEELAIRIELFDDEIERLSLFDPLTGEISQRLARYTIYPKTHYVTPRDQLLSAVEKIKVELAERLAQLRDNHKLVEAQRLEQRTLFDIEMILEVGYCSGIENYSRHLSSRNSGESPPTMFDYLPKDALLIIDESHVTIPQIGAMYKGDRSRKETLVEYGFRLPSALDNRPLKFEEFEQKTAQRIYVSATPSVYEQNLSGAVVEQVARPTGLLDPVVEVRPATTQVDDLLSEIGKRVAVNERVLVTTLTKRMSEDLTDYLGEHGVKVRYLHSDIETVERVEIIRDLRLGVFDVLIGINLLREGLDIPEVSLVAILDSDKEGFLRSQVSFIQTIGRAARNVNGKAILYADKITKSMQFAIDETERRRFKQIAFNLKHHIQPQTINKQITDILELPIPGSGGSISHARAKVAEPAAEYHAMTPKQSAKVLKQLEEKMYQHAKNLEFEDAARVRDQIRLLQAEMVV